In the Nicotiana tabacum cultivar K326 chromosome 16, ASM71507v2, whole genome shotgun sequence genome, one interval contains:
- the LOC142170176 gene encoding uncharacterized protein LOC142170176, protein MTGIDSSVTPSLSESTSQAVNHDVNHPYFLHSSDAPGMTLVTSPFDGRGFPGWRRSILIALSAKNKLAFINGICDEPALDSKDHAQWSRFGQSNGAKLYHLQKEVAKTVQGNSSIAAYLTTLKKLWDELDSLNSHLGCTCTCVCEGKKKVAKFLEDQRVIQFLMGLNDVYAHARGNILMMSPLPNMDHAYSILLQDES, encoded by the exons ATGACTGGAATAGATTCTTCAGTAACACCTTCCCTTTCTGAATCAACAAGTCAAGCAGTCAATCATGATGTCAACCATCCCTATTTTCTTCACTCTTCAGATGCTCCTGGGATGACTCTTGTGACCTCACCTTTTGATGGAAGAGGATTCCCAGGATGGAGAAGGTCAATACTGATTGCATTGTCAGCCAAAAACAAGCTGGCGTTCATCAATGGGATTTGTGATGAACCTGCCTTGGATTCAAAGGATCATGCACAATGGAGTAG GTTTGGACAATCCAATGGAGCCAAACTCTACCACCTACAAAAGGAAGTTGCTAAGACAGTTCAGGGAAATAGCAGTATTGCAGCATACTTGACAACTCTAAAAAAGTTATGGGATGAGTTAGATTCCCTGAACTCACATTTAGGGTGCACTTGTACCTGTGTGTGTGAAGGGAAGAAGAAAGTAGCCAAGTTCCTAGAGGATCAGAGAGTCATCCAATTCCTAATGGGACTGAATGATGTGTATGCACATGCAAGAGGCAATATCCTCATGATGAGCCCACTTCCAAATATGGATCATGCCTATTCCATCCTCCTGCAAGATGAAAGTTAG
- the LOC107780148 gene encoding uncharacterized protein LOC107780148, with protein sequence MDFKCSDLGLWKDALSSYGVRIESLNKPNLVSLDDFYRNELPGVLRQRNPSYITTSELTKLMQWKLTRGKWRPRLLDFVSSLDDAVVRSASEKAFQSLPDISKAISELTVLKGVGPATASAVLAAFAPDIAPFMSDEAMVAANGNSKDYTLKQYLVLVDKLQEKSKELSAKGDCFTPSDVERALWSSAVGAKLDGLSPEPKEGSLKRQSKRKRVR encoded by the exons ATGGACTTCAAATGCTCCGATTTGGGCCTGTGGAAGGATGCCCTATCTTCTTACGGAGTCCGTATCGAGTCACTGAACAAGCCCAACCTCGTCTCGCTCGATGATTTCTACCGGAATGAACTTCCCGGCGTTCTCCGGCAACGAAACCCTAGTTACATTACAACCTCCGAACTCACCAAGCTCATGCAATGGAAGCTTACTAGAGGCAAATGGAG GCCTAGGCTGTTGGATTTTGTGTCATCACTGGACGACGCTGTTGTGAGATCTGCTTCAGAGAAGGCATTTCAGTCTCTACCTGATATCTCAAAAGCTATTTCAGAACTCACTGTCTTGAAAGGCGTTGGTCCAGCTACAGCCTCCGCAGTTTTGGCTGCTTTCGCACCGGATATTGCACCTTTTATGTCGGATGAA GCAATGGTGGCTGCAAATGGTAACTCGAAAGACTATACTCTGAAACAGTATCTAGTTTTAGTGGACAAATTGCAGGAAAAATCCAAG GAGTTATCTGCAAAAGGAGACTGTTTTACTCCCTCAGACGTTGAAAGGGCGCTGTGGAGTTCTGCTGTGGGTGCCAAATTGGACGGCTTGTCACCAGAGCCTAAGGAGGGAAGCTTGAAGAGGCAGTCCAAGAGGAAGCGAGTACGGTGA